One Proteinivorax tanatarense DNA segment encodes these proteins:
- a CDS encoding putative manganese transporter: MFLEILGLFFESAEDAFLEVGVFVGAILLLFGYINYRKSGRFIKSIESSKRFQPVLGALLGLTPGCGGAVFVMPLFFKGNVTFGTVVATLMATMGDSAFVLIPTSPYHYILVCILSFIPAVITGYIVDKTSLGTFIMGKYKERMAILKGQKKTTKPKPNLTPVQQKNGLKLTYIFWALIAVGLVFGTMEILMIDIGEVSSFLGEFADIIGITGTLLCLGIMFKGKKWLRDDSIESQEAKSKSLKATLKHSTLETAFVTTWVLVGFMAFELLVLGAGGGDYAAGEQVIEGVLLTAGLASVFVAVAVGIIPGCGPQIIFVALFAQGLVPFAALIANAISQDGDALFPVLAMDRRSAIYATLINKIPALAMGLFIFWLEFYTDLGQYVQLALDNIIKTFI, translated from the coding sequence ATGTTTTTAGAAATTTTAGGACTTTTTTTTGAAAGTGCGGAAGATGCCTTTTTAGAGGTCGGCGTTTTTGTAGGAGCAATATTACTGCTATTTGGCTATATAAATTACAGGAAATCTGGGAGGTTTATTAAATCCATAGAAAGTTCCAAAAGGTTTCAGCCTGTACTTGGTGCTTTACTTGGGTTAACCCCAGGCTGTGGGGGAGCGGTATTTGTTATGCCCCTGTTCTTCAAGGGGAACGTTACTTTTGGAACAGTTGTAGCTACTTTAATGGCTACTATGGGAGATTCCGCTTTCGTCCTTATACCAACTAGCCCATATCATTACATTCTTGTATGCATTCTATCTTTTATACCAGCGGTTATAACTGGCTATATAGTTGACAAAACAAGCTTAGGAACATTCATTATGGGTAAGTATAAAGAAAGGATGGCTATTTTAAAAGGTCAGAAAAAGACAACAAAGCCCAAACCCAACTTAACACCAGTTCAACAAAAAAACGGGTTAAAATTAACTTATATATTCTGGGCTTTAATTGCAGTAGGTTTGGTTTTTGGAACTATGGAAATATTAATGATTGACATAGGTGAGGTTTCATCTTTCTTAGGTGAGTTTGCTGATATTATTGGAATTACAGGAACTCTTTTATGCCTTGGCATAATGTTTAAAGGGAAAAAATGGCTTAGAGACGATAGTATAGAAAGTCAAGAAGCAAAGTCTAAATCACTAAAAGCTACCTTAAAGCATAGTACCTTAGAAACAGCTTTCGTTACCACATGGGTGCTAGTAGGATTTATGGCTTTTGAGTTATTGGTGTTAGGAGCAGGTGGAGGCGATTACGCCGCCGGCGAACAGGTAATTGAAGGTGTCCTATTAACTGCTGGTTTAGCCTCTGTATTTGTAGCTGTAGCAGTCGGAATAATCCCAGGTTGTGGTCCACAAATAATTTTTGTTGCTTTATTTGCACAAGGACTAGTACCCTTTGCAGCTCTTATTGCTAATGCAATTTCTCAAGATGGCGATGCTTTGTTCCCAGTGCTAGCTATGGATAGACGAAGTGCTATCTACGCTACGTTAATTAACAAAATACCAGCATTAGCCATGGGATTGTTTATCTTTTGGCTGGAGTTTTATACAGACTTAGGCCAGTACGTTCAGTTAGCTTTAGATAATATTATTAAAACTTTTATTTAA
- a CDS encoding metal-dependent transcriptional regulator: MNEKFRTVRGYKLTNQAVDKLTSSMEDYLEMIYRFYQTEGMRVTDLAKYLNVRESSVTKMMQRLADLGLVSYKKYGTIKLTKKGEEIGGFLLSRHKIVELFLKNICLNSVSIKDVELIEHNCSLETLHSFHTFNSFLSCHPEFKTQLLDFKTEFTKSNT, encoded by the coding sequence GTGAATGAAAAGTTTCGTACTGTAAGGGGATATAAGTTAACTAATCAAGCCGTTGATAAATTAACTTCAAGTATGGAAGACTATTTAGAGATGATTTACCGTTTTTATCAAACTGAAGGAATGAGAGTTACAGATTTAGCTAAGTATTTGAACGTTAGAGAATCTTCGGTTACAAAAATGATGCAACGATTAGCAGATTTGGGGTTAGTAAGTTATAAAAAGTATGGTACAATAAAATTAACAAAAAAAGGTGAAGAGATTGGTGGCTTTTTACTTAGCAGACATAAAATTGTTGAGCTTTTTTTAAAGAATATCTGCTTAAACTCAGTTAGTATAAAAGATGTAGAACTGATAGAGCACAATTGTTCTTTGGAAACTTTACACTCTTTTCATACATTCAATAGTTTTTTAAGTTGCCACCCGGAATTCAAAACTCAGCTTTTAGATTTTAAAACTGAGTTTACCAAAAGTAACACCTAA
- a CDS encoding TVP38/TMEM64 family protein — protein sequence MKKRTIANLKYIIFTFVTVLFLLYVATQTRGNLENLTEFFYQQRANPWTPVIYIAVYILFVLVALPASALTLLAGPLFGFFRGLLFVLIGFNVSAHLCFVISRKLGREKVEKLIDANGKMKKYSDKIGEHGFMVMFYLRLIPIFPYALLNYISGLSVISFKEYALATFLGKLPFLAVMVYFSTTVADARENPMGVVISIALMALMLLIVNFVRKKIKIVN from the coding sequence TTGAAGAAGAGGACTATTGCTAACTTAAAATATATTATATTTACTTTTGTTACGGTATTATTTTTACTATACGTTGCAACTCAAACTAGAGGGAACTTGGAAAATTTAACTGAATTTTTTTATCAGCAGCGAGCTAATCCATGGACTCCTGTTATTTATATTGCAGTATATATATTATTTGTGTTAGTAGCGCTGCCAGCGTCGGCGCTTACCCTATTAGCTGGGCCATTGTTTGGTTTTTTTAGAGGGCTACTTTTTGTTCTAATTGGTTTTAATGTTTCCGCTCACCTATGTTTTGTAATTTCAAGAAAACTAGGCAGGGAAAAAGTAGAAAAACTCATTGATGCTAATGGTAAAATGAAAAAATATTCAGACAAGATTGGCGAACATGGTTTTATGGTCATGTTTTATTTAAGACTAATTCCAATTTTTCCATATGCCCTTCTCAACTATATATCAGGTTTATCGGTTATTAGCTTTAAAGAGTATGCTTTGGCAACTTTTTTAGGCAAGCTACCTTTTTTAGCTGTAATGGTTTATTTTTCTACAACAGTAGCTGATGCTAGAGAAAATCCTATGGGTGTAGTAATTTCTATAGCATTGATGGCTTTGATGTTATTAATTGTAAACTTTGTTAGGAAGAAGATTAAAATTGTCAATTAA
- a CDS encoding GIY-YIG nuclease family protein gives MSIKKGYFTYILRCSDNSLYTGWTTDIENRVKFHNKGKGAKYTLPRRPVYLVYFEEHVSQSVAQKREWEIKQLSKKEKEKLIIARKKVKQSKKTT, from the coding sequence TTGTCAATTAAAAAAGGTTATTTTACTTATATATTAAGGTGTTCTGATAACAGCTTATATACTGGTTGGACTACTGATATTGAAAATAGGGTGAAGTTCCATAACAAAGGTAAAGGAGCTAAATATACTTTGCCCAGACGCCCCGTTTATTTGGTTTATTTTGAAGAGCATGTGTCCCAAAGTGTAGCGCAAAAACGGGAATGGGAAATTAAGCAGCTTTCGAAAAAAGAAAAGGAAAAGCTGATTATTGCAAGAAAAAAAGTAAAACAGAGTAAAAAAACTACCTAA
- a CDS encoding glutamine synthetase, which translates to MSFLSNPVYSIDPSKKSLEEIERILKDNPQIKFVSLMGVDLGGNTTDAKIPIKIFLEDIEEFLRQGVQTDGSSVVLPEIATLGDAKVDLLPDSQSNWIVDYNYDHPYDGKHYVGTLRIPAFLVHNGKFVDSRSILKRALSFFEKKVKEVMESNPHLLANLGIEKVSDIESFLFTAATELEFWVKTPEDSEDIEQLSTSQNLKEQYWKRTQGTVRTALEKTIEIMGRYGIEPEMGHKEVGGVNSTIGVNGEQNHVLEQLEIDWKYSDALQAGDNEILVRELVQDTFTSFGLEVTFAAKPIEEVAGSGEHTHMGVAAKLKNGNTINLFSPKNLKEDYLSLIGYGGLLGLLNNYEVINPFVTSSTDAFNRLKPGFEAPVCTVASLGNDVKNPSRNRSVLVGLIRDLDNPMATRFELRSPNPLSNTYLVMASSYQGMLDGILAIKHIYDPQLLENELSKSAQTEGVYLEQNRQYRCEQDIFKDFSVHERDSLFGKTPETVWENFNHFDKHEKKSATLLNGDVFTESLISSFKTATLDRWKEELLHRIIPSNMDIIRSFTKSHNIEDTTDLDVVRWEKITKLKNYLVKDSLEQSSLFTRLRDSLNENNLKKASELQKEMDCIMAELRNLYASYKRNII; encoded by the coding sequence ATGAGTTTTTTGTCCAATCCTGTTTATTCTATTGACCCAAGTAAAAAAAGTTTAGAAGAAATAGAGCGTATTTTAAAAGACAACCCACAAATTAAATTTGTTTCGTTAATGGGCGTAGATCTTGGTGGTAATACTACGGATGCCAAAATTCCTATTAAAATTTTTTTAGAGGACATAGAGGAATTTCTAAGGCAAGGTGTACAGACTGACGGTTCTTCCGTTGTTTTGCCAGAAATAGCTACCTTAGGTGATGCCAAGGTAGATTTATTACCTGATTCTCAATCCAATTGGATTGTTGATTATAATTATGATCATCCTTATGATGGTAAACACTATGTAGGGACTTTAAGAATTCCTGCTTTTTTAGTACATAACGGTAAATTTGTCGACTCCAGATCTATTCTTAAAAGAGCATTATCTTTTTTTGAAAAAAAGGTAAAAGAGGTTATGGAATCTAATCCTCACCTTTTAGCTAACCTAGGAATAGAAAAAGTTAGCGATATAGAGTCCTTTCTTTTCACTGCAGCCACAGAGTTAGAGTTTTGGGTTAAAACACCAGAGGATAGCGAAGATATAGAGCAGCTCTCTACCTCGCAAAACTTAAAAGAACAATATTGGAAAAGAACCCAAGGTACTGTAAGAACGGCATTAGAAAAAACCATTGAAATTATGGGCAGGTACGGAATTGAACCGGAGATGGGCCACAAAGAGGTAGGTGGCGTAAATAGTACCATAGGAGTAAATGGAGAACAAAATCATGTGTTAGAGCAGTTAGAAATTGACTGGAAATATTCTGATGCTTTGCAAGCGGGCGATAATGAAATTTTAGTACGTGAACTAGTTCAAGATACTTTTACTTCTTTTGGCCTAGAAGTAACCTTTGCTGCTAAACCAATTGAAGAGGTGGCTGGTAGTGGAGAGCATACTCATATGGGTGTTGCAGCTAAACTAAAAAACGGAAATACCATAAATTTATTTTCTCCAAAAAATCTAAAAGAGGATTACCTCAGTCTAATCGGTTATGGAGGTTTGCTTGGTTTATTGAATAATTATGAGGTTATAAATCCTTTTGTTACCAGCTCCACTGATGCATTTAATAGACTTAAACCAGGTTTTGAAGCACCAGTTTGTACTGTGGCTTCTTTGGGCAACGATGTTAAAAACCCATCTAGAAACCGTTCAGTTTTAGTGGGACTTATAAGAGATCTAGACAATCCCATGGCAACTAGATTTGAACTCCGTTCTCCTAACCCACTCTCAAACACTTACTTGGTTATGGCTTCAAGTTACCAAGGGATGTTAGATGGTATACTGGCTATAAAACATATATATGATCCACAACTCTTAGAAAACGAGCTTTCTAAATCAGCGCAAACAGAGGGAGTTTATCTAGAACAAAATCGCCAATACAGATGTGAGCAAGATATCTTTAAAGATTTTTCTGTCCATGAGAGAGACAGTTTATTTGGAAAAACTCCGGAAACTGTGTGGGAAAACTTTAACCACTTTGATAAACATGAAAAAAAGAGCGCTACTTTGTTAAACGGTGATGTATTTACCGAATCTTTAATATCCTCTTTTAAAACTGCAACTTTAGATCGATGGAAGGAAGAATTACTCCACCGAATTATACCTAGTAACATGGATATTATACGTAGCTTTACAAAAAGCCATAATATTGAAGATACAACAGATTTAGATGTAGTCAGGTGGGAAAAGATAACCAAGCTAAAAAATTATCTGGTAAAAGATAGCTTAGAACAAAGCTCTTTATTTACAAGGTTAAGAGATTCCCTTAATGAAAATAACCTAAAAAAAGCTTCTGAACTACAAAAAGAAATGGATTGTATCATGGCTGAACTACGAAATTTATACGCTTCATATAAACGAAATATCATCTGA
- a CDS encoding NAD(P)/FAD-dependent oxidoreductase yields MKDSKSVIVVGGGASGLIAAIAAARKGANVVVLERLSRVGKKLLATGNGRCNLTNINTDIGFYHGNNPKFALSALNSFNCNQTIDFFQYLGIDPKVEDKGKVYPYSLQSSSVLDVLKYEIKTLNIKEMCEQEVVDIRATKPKFTIVTTAGQMKADSIILATGGKASPQLGSNGSGYELAEKLGHRIITVHPSLVQLKLKEKYVKQMKGVKVEGKVSVGVEEKKIREEEGEILFTDYGISGPPILQVSRVALEKLNKDKTTWLSVDIFPEYSFNQLEELIRTRLAYSGTKPLDFSFIGLLNKNMIPVVLQCAEVKNVKIDAYKATDKEIKSIVQVLKHWKFTVKDFNSWKHAQTTAGGVDTRDISPKTLESKIIKGLYICGELLDIDGDCGGFNLQWAWSSGFIAGENAAKE; encoded by the coding sequence ATGAAAGATTCTAAAAGTGTTATAGTAGTTGGGGGAGGGGCATCTGGATTGATAGCTGCTATTGCTGCTGCTAGAAAAGGGGCAAATGTTGTTGTTTTAGAGCGTTTAAGTAGAGTTGGTAAAAAACTTTTGGCAACAGGAAATGGAAGATGCAACTTAACTAATATAAATACCGATATCGGTTTTTATCATGGAAATAATCCTAAGTTTGCTTTAAGTGCTTTAAATAGCTTTAATTGTAATCAAACAATAGATTTTTTTCAATACTTAGGTATCGATCCTAAAGTAGAAGATAAAGGTAAGGTATATCCATATTCTCTCCAATCTTCAAGTGTTTTAGATGTGCTAAAATATGAAATAAAGACCCTTAATATAAAGGAGATGTGTGAGCAAGAAGTTGTAGATATCAGGGCAACAAAACCTAAATTTACCATTGTAACTACTGCAGGTCAAATGAAGGCGGATTCCATTATACTAGCAACAGGGGGAAAGGCTAGTCCGCAGCTAGGGTCTAATGGAAGTGGGTATGAGTTGGCGGAAAAGTTAGGTCACCGAATCATAACAGTTCATCCATCCCTTGTTCAGTTGAAACTTAAGGAAAAGTATGTAAAGCAAATGAAAGGCGTAAAAGTTGAAGGCAAAGTTTCTGTGGGAGTGGAAGAAAAAAAAATAAGGGAAGAAGAAGGGGAAATACTATTTACTGACTATGGGATATCTGGACCACCAATATTACAAGTTAGCAGAGTAGCTTTAGAGAAACTAAATAAAGACAAAACTACATGGCTTTCTGTTGATATTTTCCCTGAATATAGTTTTAACCAATTAGAAGAACTTATAAGAACAAGATTAGCGTACAGTGGCACAAAACCTTTAGATTTTAGCTTTATTGGTTTATTAAATAAAAATATGATTCCTGTGGTTTTACAATGTGCTGAAGTAAAAAACGTAAAAATAGATGCTTACAAAGCTACTGATAAGGAAATAAAATCAATAGTGCAAGTTCTAAAACATTGGAAGTTTACCGTAAAGGACTTTAATTCGTGGAAGCATGCTCAAACTACAGCTGGGGGTGTGGACACTAGAGATATTTCACCCAAAACATTGGAATCTAAAATCATAAAAGGACTATATATATGTGGCGAACTTTTAGATATTGACGGTGATTGTGGGGGATTTAATTTGCAATGGGCATGGAGTAGTGGTTTTATAGCAGGTGAAAATGCCGCAAAGGAGTAA
- a CDS encoding NAD(P)/FAD-dependent oxidoreductase, whose amino-acid sequence MIRVNNIKIAANRKQDLEKEVSKKLKISKKEIKEIKIVKKSIDARRRDIFYVYNIDVQINNSKRFIGKKGITQSLDYSYKFVKAGDKKMTKPLVIVGAGPAGLFCGLILAQMGYKPIVLEQGESVDQRVKTVESFWQGQKPLKTNSNVQFGEGGAGTFSDGKLTTQIKDSRCRKVIDEMLNFGAPKDIMYLSKPHVGTDNLRGVVRNIRQRIFELGGQVLFDSKVTNFDIENGKVNKLQINNGKKIAVEAVVLALGHSARDTFQLLYKKGANLKQKPFSVGVRIEHPQSLINDSQYGKDYEKYNLPAADYKLSVHLEGKASVYTFCMCPGGKVVAAASEKGHLVTNGMSYYSRDDTNANSALLVNIMPDNLESDHPLAGVHFQREIEKRAFDLGGGDYYAPVQLVKDFLNDVPSKKLGSVKPSYLPGIKLTNLNNCLPKFVTDSLKEGILELDKKLKGFALNDAVMTAVESRSSSPIRILRDDSYQSNIAGIYPAGEGAGYAGGIMSAAVDGIKVAEKIAAIYAPIKTEEEF is encoded by the coding sequence ATGATAAGAGTAAACAATATTAAAATTGCAGCGAATAGAAAGCAGGATTTGGAAAAGGAAGTTAGTAAAAAACTAAAAATATCAAAGAAAGAAATAAAAGAGATAAAAATTGTTAAAAAGTCGATTGACGCAAGACGGAGGGATATTTTTTATGTTTATAATATAGATGTCCAAATCAATAACAGTAAAAGATTTATAGGAAAAAAAGGAATTACTCAATCACTTGACTATTCATATAAGTTTGTCAAAGCGGGAGATAAAAAAATGACTAAGCCTTTAGTCATAGTAGGTGCAGGGCCGGCAGGGTTATTTTGCGGGTTAATATTAGCTCAAATGGGATATAAACCAATAGTTTTGGAACAAGGAGAATCTGTAGACCAACGGGTAAAAACTGTGGAAAGTTTTTGGCAAGGGCAAAAACCTCTAAAAACTAATAGCAATGTTCAGTTTGGAGAGGGAGGGGCCGGAACTTTCTCTGATGGTAAACTTACCACACAAATAAAAGATAGCCGCTGTCGTAAGGTTATAGACGAAATGTTAAACTTCGGTGCCCCAAAGGATATTATGTACCTTAGCAAACCTCACGTAGGTACAGATAACCTACGGGGGGTAGTTAGAAATATTCGCCAAAGAATTTTTGAGCTTGGAGGACAAGTACTTTTTGATAGTAAAGTAACAAACTTTGATATTGAAAACGGCAAAGTGAATAAGTTACAAATAAATAATGGGAAAAAAATAGCCGTTGAAGCGGTGGTACTAGCGTTGGGGCATAGCGCTAGAGATACCTTTCAATTGTTATATAAAAAAGGTGCTAACTTAAAACAAAAACCTTTTTCAGTGGGTGTTAGAATCGAGCATCCTCAATCGTTGATTAATGATAGTCAGTATGGAAAGGATTATGAAAAATATAATTTACCAGCAGCTGACTATAAATTAAGTGTTCATTTGGAAGGAAAAGCTTCGGTATATACTTTCTGTATGTGCCCCGGTGGAAAGGTTGTAGCCGCAGCATCTGAAAAGGGGCATTTGGTGACTAACGGAATGAGTTATTACAGTAGAGACGACACAAACGCCAACAGTGCGTTGCTAGTAAATATAATGCCAGATAATCTAGAAAGCGACCATCCTTTGGCAGGTGTGCATTTTCAAAGAGAGATAGAAAAGAGAGCCTTTGATTTAGGTGGTGGTGATTATTATGCACCGGTTCAATTAGTTAAAGATTTTCTAAATGATGTTCCTTCTAAAAAACTAGGCTCTGTAAAACCGTCATATCTTCCTGGCATTAAGCTGACAAATTTAAATAATTGTTTGCCCAAGTTTGTAACAGATTCATTAAAGGAAGGGATTTTGGAGTTAGACAAAAAGCTTAAAGGATTTGCATTAAATGATGCTGTTATGACAGCAGTGGAAAGTAGAAGCTCTTCTCCCATAAGGATACTTAGGGATGATAGTTATCAAAGTAACATAGCTGGGATATATCCAGCTGGAGAAGGGGCAGGATATGCCGGTGGGATTATGTCAGCTGCCGTTGATGGCATTAAAGTAGCTGAAAAGATTGCCGCAATATATGCCCCAATAAAAACCGAGGAGGAATTTTAA
- a CDS encoding peptidylprolyl isomerase, producing the protein MERKNPVVTFELQNGRKMKGELYPNIAPNTVNNFISLIQKGFYDGLIFHRVIPGFMIQGGCPEKSGMGGPGYSIKGEFAENGHKNDLKHSKGVLSMARTMEPDSAGSQFFIMVNDSPHLDGQYAAFGKVFEGIELADEIVGSKRDLSDKPLEDQVMEKVTVETFGVEYPEPERN; encoded by the coding sequence ATGGAAAGAAAAAATCCAGTAGTAACATTTGAATTGCAAAATGGTAGAAAGATGAAAGGGGAATTATATCCTAACATAGCACCGAATACAGTTAATAATTTTATCAGTCTTATTCAAAAAGGATTCTATGACGGGCTTATTTTTCATCGGGTTATACCGGGGTTTATGATTCAGGGAGGATGTCCTGAGAAATCTGGAATGGGAGGCCCTGGATATAGTATAAAAGGTGAATTTGCAGAAAATGGTCATAAAAATGACCTAAAACATTCTAAGGGTGTTCTTTCAATGGCTAGGACGATGGAGCCTGACTCTGCTGGCTCTCAGTTTTTTATTATGGTTAATGATTCACCACATCTTGATGGACAATACGCAGCATTTGGTAAAGTGTTTGAAGGAATAGAACTTGCCGACGAAATTGTTGGTTCAAAAAGGGATTTAAGTGATAAGCCACTAGAAGACCAAGTTATGGAAAAAGTAACAGTAGAGACCTTTGGGGTTGAATATCCAGAACCTGAAAGAAACTAG
- a CDS encoding coenzyme F420-0:L-glutamate ligase, with protein sequence MSEKLALRLGDEQNIVRKRDINLSGVVFQRFAIKTHFITRGESYIDIIHNYVTPIHQKKDIIFIAEKIIAICQDNVVDKESIQVGFWARFLSKFVMKTPAGYSVGNEYKMQVAIQLAGLPRILLAAFLSAIGKLFKIRGVFYKVAGNDIAGIDGFYGEAFDEYSQMGILNPSNPQKVCQNIEDKLGIASVIVDANDLGVDILGKSYSVNYTNEEMIKLLKDNPAGQEDQQTPIVLYRPQKQTTTQ encoded by the coding sequence ATGAGCGAAAAATTAGCTCTAAGGTTAGGAGATGAACAAAATATAGTACGCAAAAGAGACATCAACTTATCTGGAGTAGTTTTTCAAAGGTTTGCTATTAAAACCCATTTTATCACAAGAGGAGAAAGTTACATAGACATTATCCATAACTATGTTACTCCCATACATCAAAAAAAAGACATAATTTTTATAGCAGAAAAAATAATAGCTATTTGCCAGGACAACGTTGTGGACAAGGAAAGTATCCAGGTAGGTTTTTGGGCAAGGTTTTTATCCAAGTTTGTTATGAAAACTCCCGCAGGTTATTCCGTAGGTAATGAGTATAAAATGCAGGTAGCTATCCAGCTGGCTGGATTACCTAGAATCTTATTGGCAGCCTTTTTATCCGCCATTGGTAAGCTATTTAAAATAAGAGGAGTGTTCTATAAAGTTGCAGGTAATGATATAGCAGGTATAGACGGCTTTTATGGAGAAGCTTTTGATGAATACTCTCAAATGGGTATATTAAACCCCTCAAACCCGCAAAAAGTATGTCAAAATATAGAAGATAAGCTGGGAATAGCAAGCGTTATTGTCGATGCTAACGATTTGGGTGTGGACATTCTAGGAAAATCCTATAGTGTAAATTATACAAATGAAGAAATGATAAAACTGCTCAAAGATAATCCTGCTGGCCAAGAAGATCAACAAACTCCCATAGTTTTATATAGACCCCAAAAGCAAACAACAACCCAATAA
- a CDS encoding ABC-ATPase domain-containing protein — MKTYQDLQTLLKKIDGKGYKAYKDISGNYELDNLKLFIDYVQGDPFASPSRIRVAMSQKIAKFPKEYFQDKNRRIATVDFLTRTFHNNIQKLYKGVGGTGKSGLLSIDKCSQKILEKTSVIIDDNKVEARIEVGLPASGRRVLGKKAIFLLTKVIPDIAQKSLMYKNINTDKLWEQIQLVDDQQVLRKEVIENNLIAFVANNSILPRESGISDKPLRTGVTSFQAPPSLEVSFDLPHKGKVKGMGVPEGVNLIVGGGYHGKSTLLKALENGVYNHIVGDGREYVVARKNAVKIRAEDGRRVEKVDISPFINNLPNKQDTTKFRSENASGSTSQGTNIVEALEIGTDLLLIDEDTSATNFMVRDSRMQELVVKDKEPITPFIDQVKNLYKKHSVSTVLVVGGCGDYFDVADTVIMLDEYKPLDVTEASKEIAKKYCAQRKTENNNEFLNKKNQRKISNRSFPVERRGIKVKSKGLKLIQYNKTFVDLTYLEQLVDSSQTNTIACIFEYIAKKTAKNEMTVEETIETIYDAIETNGLEVISPYKGHPGNLAMPRKQEVAAAINRFRLLKIM, encoded by the coding sequence ATGAAAACCTATCAGGACTTACAAACTTTATTAAAGAAAATTGATGGTAAAGGTTATAAAGCCTATAAAGATATTTCTGGTAATTATGAGCTAGATAATCTTAAACTATTTATAGATTATGTACAAGGAGATCCTTTTGCATCTCCATCTAGAATTAGGGTGGCAATGTCACAAAAAATAGCAAAGTTTCCCAAGGAGTATTTTCAGGATAAAAACCGAAGAATAGCCACTGTGGATTTTTTAACAAGGACGTTTCATAATAATATACAAAAACTATATAAGGGTGTAGGAGGAACTGGGAAAAGTGGGCTTCTATCTATCGATAAATGCAGTCAAAAAATATTAGAAAAAACCAGCGTTATCATAGATGATAATAAGGTGGAAGCTAGAATAGAGGTGGGTTTGCCCGCTTCAGGACGTAGAGTTCTTGGGAAAAAAGCAATTTTTTTATTAACGAAGGTAATCCCCGATATCGCCCAAAAATCTTTAATGTATAAAAATATAAATACTGACAAGCTGTGGGAACAAATTCAGTTAGTTGATGATCAACAAGTTTTAAGAAAAGAGGTTATAGAAAATAATTTGATAGCATTTGTCGCTAACAATTCTATTTTACCTAGGGAAAGTGGTATTTCTGATAAACCATTAAGAACTGGGGTGACAAGTTTCCAAGCACCGCCTTCTTTAGAGGTTAGCTTTGACTTGCCTCATAAAGGTAAAGTCAAAGGTATGGGAGTTCCTGAAGGAGTAAACCTTATTGTGGGAGGTGGATATCACGGCAAGTCAACACTTCTTAAAGCTCTAGAAAATGGGGTATATAATCATATTGTAGGTGATGGCAGAGAGTATGTCGTTGCTAGAAAAAATGCTGTAAAAATCCGTGCGGAAGATGGCAGGAGAGTAGAAAAGGTGGATATTTCCCCTTTCATAAACAATTTGCCTAACAAACAGGATACTACAAAATTTCGGTCAGAAAATGCTAGTGGCTCAACATCTCAGGGAACAAATATTGTGGAAGCTTTGGAAATAGGAACGGACTTGCTGTTAATTGATGAAGATACCAGCGCCACAAATTTTATGGTGCGAGACAGTAGAATGCAAGAGTTAGTAGTTAAAGATAAAGAGCCTATAACTCCTTTTATCGATCAAGTGAAAAATTTATATAAAAAACACTCAGTTTCAACGGTTTTAGTTGTAGGTGGATGTGGAGACTATTTTGATGTGGCGGATACTGTAATAATGTTAGATGAATACAAGCCTTTAGATGTTACCGAAGCATCTAAGGAAATTGCTAAAAAATATTGCGCTCAAAGAAAAACAGAAAATAATAATGAGTTTTTAAATAAAAAAAATCAACGTAAAATAAGCAATAGGAGCTTTCCAGTTGAGAGAAGAGGAATTAAAGTAAAGTCCAAAGGTCTTAAGTTAATCCAATATAATAAAACTTTTGTGGATTTAACGTATTTAGAACAACTAGTTGATAGTAGCCAAACTAACACTATAGCCTGTATTTTTGAGTATATAGCAAAAAAAACTGCTAAAAATGAAATGACAGTAGAAGAAACTATTGAAACTATCTATGATGCTATTGAAACTAACGGACTTGAAGTAATATCTCCATATAAAGGTCATCCAGGGAACTTAGCAATGCCAAGAAAGCAAGAGGTAGCAGCAGCGATAAACAGATTTAGATTGTTAAAAATTATGTAG